One window of Triticum dicoccoides isolate Atlit2015 ecotype Zavitan chromosome 5A, WEW_v2.0, whole genome shotgun sequence genomic DNA carries:
- the LOC119298358 gene encoding RNA exonuclease 4-like: MASSSDAHSRNKCAACYRQFNRMEHLVEHMRASHHSPHEPRCGVCGKHCRSLDALRDHLGFGASLPPKPACATAFAAKGCSLCLAVFPSSGSLRAHSPTCHHSRAPVPSRSMPRVPVGGVVALGCKMVGGGSDGTLDVCGRVCVIDENEAIVFENFVRPLVPVTHYRYETTGIRPEYLRDAPTVKMMQRQVEAILLNGEQPWKVRSSRGAARLLVGHGLEHDLDALGMDYPAYLKRDTAEYPPLMKTSGRLMSNSLRFLTQSCLGYDIQTGHQHPYEDCVAAMRLYKRMSSMRHGPPKNGGEDDACAAVAFPARRQRELERMSPEELLSTSKPDYHCWCLDD; the protein is encoded by the exons ATGGCTAGCTCTTCAGATGCCCACAG CCGGAACAAGTGCGCGGCGTGCTACCGCCAGTTCAACAGGATGGAGCACCTGGTGGAGCACATGCGCGCGTCGCACCACTCGCCGCACGAGCCGCGCTGCGGCGTCTGCGGGAAGCACTGCCGCTCGCTCGACGCCCTCCGCGACCACCTCGGCTTCGGCGCCTCCCTGCCCCCAAAGCCCGCCTGCGCCACGGCCTTCGCTGCCAAGGGCTGCTCGCTCTGCCTCGCCGTCTTCCCTAGCTCCGGCTCCCTCCGCGCCCACAGCCCAACCTGTCACCACTCCCGCGCCCCGGTTCCCTCGAGGTCCATGCCAAGAGTGCCCGTCGGTGGTGTGGTGGCGCTGGGCTGCAAGATGGTGGGCGGCGGCAGCGACGGGACGCTGGACGTTTGCGGGCGCGTCTGCGTCATCGACGAGAATGAGGCCATCGTCTTCGAGAACTTTGTGAGGCCGCTCGTCCCGGTGACGCACTACCGGTACGAGACCACGGGGATCCGCCCTGAGTACCTGCGGGACGCGCCGACGGTGAAGATGATGCAGCGGCAGGTGGAAGCCATCCTCCTCAACGGCGAGCAGCCGTGGAAGGTCAGGTCCTCCCGCGGCGCGGCCAGGCTCCTCGTCGGCCACGGCCTGGAGCACGATCTCGACGCGCTGGGCATGGACTACCCGGCGTACCTGAAGCGGGACACGGCGGAATATCCGCCGCTGATGAAGACGAGCGGCAGGCTGATGAGCAACTCGCTCCGGTTCCTCACACAGAGCTGCCTCGGCTACGACATCCAGACGGGCCACCAGCACCCCTACGAGGACTGCGTGGCGGCCATGCGGCTGTACAAGAGAATGAGCTCGATGAGGCACGGCCCGCCGAAGAACGGGGGCGAAGACGATGCGTGCGCGGCGGTGGCATTCCCGGCGCGGAGGCAGCGGGAGCTGGAGCGCATGTCGCCGGAGGAGCTCCTCAGCACGTCCAAGCCGGACTATCACTGCTGGTGCCTCGACGACTAG